The proteins below are encoded in one region of Gaiella occulta:
- a CDS encoding sulfurtransferase: protein MTVRLVDVRGRPAYAAGHLPGAVHLDPERDLSAVGPDPARGGRHPLPTAAQLADVFGRAGIGGDTFVLAVDDGSGWAARCWWLLRHVGHDAAGTLDLRAYAGPLVRDEPAVEPTGFVARERGDDVIAAEEILARLGDPSLVLLDARSPARWRGDEEPLDPVAGRIPGARNAFFEEPLPDGATEPPEIVATCGSGVTACVVAQKLVLAGREDVRLYPGSFSEWCRREGYPIETGGQKP, encoded by the coding sequence GTGACGGTCCGCCTCGTCGACGTGCGGGGGCGCCCCGCATACGCGGCGGGCCACCTGCCGGGTGCCGTGCACCTCGACCCCGAGCGCGACCTGAGCGCGGTCGGGCCCGACCCGGCGCGGGGCGGGCGCCACCCCCTGCCGACGGCGGCGCAGCTGGCGGACGTGTTCGGGCGCGCGGGCATCGGCGGCGACACCTTCGTCCTCGCCGTCGACGACGGCAGCGGCTGGGCGGCGCGCTGCTGGTGGCTGCTGCGACACGTGGGACACGACGCTGCGGGCACGCTCGACCTGCGCGCGTACGCGGGGCCGCTCGTCCGCGACGAGCCGGCCGTCGAGCCCACCGGGTTCGTCGCGCGCGAGCGCGGCGACGACGTGATCGCCGCGGAGGAGATCCTCGCGCGGCTGGGCGATCCGTCCCTCGTCCTCCTCGATGCCCGCAGCCCCGCCCGCTGGCGCGGCGACGAGGAGCCGCTCGACCCGGTCGCCGGCCGCATCCCCGGCGCGCGCAACGCGTTCTTCGAGGAGCCGCTACCCGACGGCGCGACCGAGCCGCCCGAGATCGTCGCCACCTGCGGCTCCGGCGTCACCGCCTGCGTCGTCGCCCAGAAACTCGTCCTCGCAGGCCGCGAGGACGTCCGCCTCTATCCCGGCTCGTTCTCGGAATGGTGCCGCCGGGAGGGCTATCCCATCGAGACAGGAGGCCAGAAGCCGTGA